In a single window of the Elaeis guineensis isolate ETL-2024a chromosome 6, EG11, whole genome shotgun sequence genome:
- the LOC140858631 gene encoding protein SULFUR DEFICIENCY-INDUCED 1-like isoform X2 — protein sequence MEAEKRRGGGEKEDMSHVIHKVPAGDSPYGRAKHLQLVEKDPEMAIVWFWKAINAGDRVDSALKDMAVGMKQQDRAEEAVEAIKSFRHLCSKQAQKCGRMEEQIELLKQKLGMIILGEAFNGKTTKTARSHGKKFQISIQRETSRIPGNLGWAYMQQNNYDAAEVVYRKAQMIEPDANKACNLGLCLIKKGRFDEARAVLEEVLHRRYPSSDDGKMISRAEQLLREIELQPAVSPLEVGLSIKEEIMERLDLVMNEWAPFRSKRLPIFEEISTWRDHIAC from the exons ATGGAAGCGGAAAAGAGGAGAGGGGGAGGAGAGAAGGAGGATATGTCCCATGTGATTCATAAGGTGCCGGCGGGGGATAGCCCTTATGGTCGAGCCAAGCATCTCCAG CTTGTGGAGAAGGATCCAGAAATGGCGATCGTATGGTTTTGGAAGGCGATAAATGCTGGGGACCGGGTGGACAGTGCACTGAAGGACATGGCAGTGGGGATGAAGCAGCAGGACCGCGCAGAGGAAGCGGTCGAAGCCATCAAATCTTTCAGGCACCTGTGCTCCAAGCAAGCACAG AAATGTGGAAGGATGGAGGAGCAGATAGAGCTTCTAAAGCAAAAGCTGGGGATGATAATCCTTGGTGAAGCCTTCAATGGGAAGACCACCAAGACAGCACGCTCCCATGGCAAAAAGTTCCAGATCTCGATCCAGCGAGAAACTTCGCGCATCCCG GGCAACCTTGGTTGGGCCTACATGCAACAAAACAACTATGATGCAGCTGAGGTAGTGTACCGCAAAGCTCAAATGATCGAGCCTGATGCGAACAAGGCCTGCAATCTCGGCCTCTGCCTCATAAAGAAAGGAAGGTTCGACGAGGCCCGGGCGGTGCTCGAGGAAGTCCTGCACCGTAGATACCCAAGCTCGGATGACGGCAAGATGATTAGCCGGGCGGAACAGTTGCTGCGTGAGATCGAACTGCAGCCTGCTGTTTCTCCATTGGAGGTGGGCTTGAGCATAAAAGAGGAGATCATGGAGAGATTGGATCTCGTGATGAACGAGTGGGCCCCGTTCAGATCCAAGAGGTTACCAATATTTGAGGAGATTTCCACCTGGAGAGACCACATAGCTTGTTGA
- the LOC140858631 gene encoding protein SULFUR DEFICIENCY-INDUCED 1-like isoform X3 — protein MEAEKRRGGGEKEDMSHVIHKVPAGDSPYGRAKHLQLVEKDPEMAIVWFWKAINAGDRVDSALKDMAVGMKQQDRAEEAVEAIKSFRHLCSKQAQVSLDNLLIDLYKGNLGWAYMQQNNYDAAEVVYRKAQMIEPDANKACNLGLCLIKKGRFDEARAVLEEVLHRRYPSSDDGKMISRAEQLLREIELQPAVSPLEVGLSIKEEIMERLDLVMNEWAPFRSKRLPIFEEISTWRDHIAC, from the exons ATGGAAGCGGAAAAGAGGAGAGGGGGAGGAGAGAAGGAGGATATGTCCCATGTGATTCATAAGGTGCCGGCGGGGGATAGCCCTTATGGTCGAGCCAAGCATCTCCAG CTTGTGGAGAAGGATCCAGAAATGGCGATCGTATGGTTTTGGAAGGCGATAAATGCTGGGGACCGGGTGGACAGTGCACTGAAGGACATGGCAGTGGGGATGAAGCAGCAGGACCGCGCAGAGGAAGCGGTCGAAGCCATCAAATCTTTCAGGCACCTGTGCTCCAAGCAAGCACAGGTATCCTTGGACAATCTCCTCATTGACCTTTACAAG GGCAACCTTGGTTGGGCCTACATGCAACAAAACAACTATGATGCAGCTGAGGTAGTGTACCGCAAAGCTCAAATGATCGAGCCTGATGCGAACAAGGCCTGCAATCTCGGCCTCTGCCTCATAAAGAAAGGAAGGTTCGACGAGGCCCGGGCGGTGCTCGAGGAAGTCCTGCACCGTAGATACCCAAGCTCGGATGACGGCAAGATGATTAGCCGGGCGGAACAGTTGCTGCGTGAGATCGAACTGCAGCCTGCTGTTTCTCCATTGGAGGTGGGCTTGAGCATAAAAGAGGAGATCATGGAGAGATTGGATCTCGTGATGAACGAGTGGGCCCCGTTCAGATCCAAGAGGTTACCAATATTTGAGGAGATTTCCACCTGGAGAGACCACATAGCTTGTTGA
- the LOC140858631 gene encoding protein SULFUR DEFICIENCY-INDUCED 1-like isoform X1 gives MEAEKRRGGGEKEDMSHVIHKVPAGDSPYGRAKHLQLVEKDPEMAIVWFWKAINAGDRVDSALKDMAVGMKQQDRAEEAVEAIKSFRHLCSKQAQVSLDNLLIDLYKKCGRMEEQIELLKQKLGMIILGEAFNGKTTKTARSHGKKFQISIQRETSRIPGNLGWAYMQQNNYDAAEVVYRKAQMIEPDANKACNLGLCLIKKGRFDEARAVLEEVLHRRYPSSDDGKMISRAEQLLREIELQPAVSPLEVGLSIKEEIMERLDLVMNEWAPFRSKRLPIFEEISTWRDHIAC, from the exons ATGGAAGCGGAAAAGAGGAGAGGGGGAGGAGAGAAGGAGGATATGTCCCATGTGATTCATAAGGTGCCGGCGGGGGATAGCCCTTATGGTCGAGCCAAGCATCTCCAG CTTGTGGAGAAGGATCCAGAAATGGCGATCGTATGGTTTTGGAAGGCGATAAATGCTGGGGACCGGGTGGACAGTGCACTGAAGGACATGGCAGTGGGGATGAAGCAGCAGGACCGCGCAGAGGAAGCGGTCGAAGCCATCAAATCTTTCAGGCACCTGTGCTCCAAGCAAGCACAGGTATCCTTGGACAATCTCCTCATTGACCTTTACAAG AAATGTGGAAGGATGGAGGAGCAGATAGAGCTTCTAAAGCAAAAGCTGGGGATGATAATCCTTGGTGAAGCCTTCAATGGGAAGACCACCAAGACAGCACGCTCCCATGGCAAAAAGTTCCAGATCTCGATCCAGCGAGAAACTTCGCGCATCCCG GGCAACCTTGGTTGGGCCTACATGCAACAAAACAACTATGATGCAGCTGAGGTAGTGTACCGCAAAGCTCAAATGATCGAGCCTGATGCGAACAAGGCCTGCAATCTCGGCCTCTGCCTCATAAAGAAAGGAAGGTTCGACGAGGCCCGGGCGGTGCTCGAGGAAGTCCTGCACCGTAGATACCCAAGCTCGGATGACGGCAAGATGATTAGCCGGGCGGAACAGTTGCTGCGTGAGATCGAACTGCAGCCTGCTGTTTCTCCATTGGAGGTGGGCTTGAGCATAAAAGAGGAGATCATGGAGAGATTGGATCTCGTGATGAACGAGTGGGCCCCGTTCAGATCCAAGAGGTTACCAATATTTGAGGAGATTTCCACCTGGAGAGACCACATAGCTTGTTGA
- the LOC105046427 gene encoding costars family protein codes for MNVEEEVGRLKEEIRRLGQQQQDGSCKVKFGVLFNDDRCANIFEALVGTLRAAKKRKVVTYDGELLLQGVHDNVEITLLPSAAAPA; via the exons ATGAACGTGGAGGAAGAAGTGGGTCGACTGAAGGAAGAGATACGGAGATTGGGTCAGCAACAACAGGATGGTTCATGTAAG GTCAAGTTTGGAGTCCTGTTCAACGACGACAGGTGTGCGAACATATTTGAAGCACTTGTTGGAACCTTGAGGGCAGCAAAGAAGAGAAAAGTGGTCACATATGATGGTGAGCTGCTGCTTCAGGGTGTTCATGACAACGTGGAGATAACCCTCTTGCCCTCTGCGGCCGCCCCTGCTTAA